A section of the Pseudanabaena mucicola str. Chao 1806 genome encodes:
- a CDS encoding COP23 domain-containing protein: protein MNYHLDKSSKLRPVGGLFVAIALTLPWGALPSSAQIIPIETKPSKTTSPAPSNLPASKLPSDKPSDKVANPSDNKNARFSCQMRDGKYIVVYQPKSQPQKYFPWAVPSAMGDSWSPERRCNEISRRLESYRPDGLLEMRTGTENGYNIICATTDKNPACRIVLTVPNGQDPIATRDKVFGNLITADSGQATTAVNTYSARSGTLTLSGFGKVGGPGGFIGIVPSNLPRGVVGRPLVKGNGLYLKPYLDPSDGGTGS, encoded by the coding sequence ATGAATTACCATCTTGATAAATCATCAAAATTGCGACCTGTTGGCGGCTTATTCGTCGCGATCGCCCTAACTTTACCTTGGGGCGCGTTACCCAGTTCTGCCCAAATTATCCCTATAGAAACTAAGCCTAGTAAGACTACTTCGCCTGCACCCAGTAATCTACCCGCGTCAAAACTCCCATCAGATAAACCCAGCGATAAAGTAGCAAATCCTAGCGACAACAAAAACGCTAGATTTAGCTGTCAAATGCGCGATGGAAAATATATCGTTGTCTACCAACCTAAAAGCCAACCACAAAAATATTTTCCTTGGGCCGTACCTAGCGCAATGGGAGATAGCTGGTCGCCTGAGCGTCGTTGTAATGAAATTAGTCGCCGCCTTGAGTCCTATCGTCCCGATGGTTTGCTAGAAATGCGAACTGGTACTGAAAATGGCTACAACATCATTTGTGCCACAACTGATAAAAATCCTGCTTGTCGCATTGTCTTAACAGTGCCCAATGGTCAAGACCCGATCGCTACTCGCGATAAGGTCTTTGGTAATCTCATCACTGCTGATAGTGGGCAAGCCACCACTGCTGTAAATACTTACAGTGCTCGTAGTGGAACGCTTACCCTATCTGGTTTTGGTAAAGTTGGAGGGCCAGGGGGGTTTATTGGGATAGTCCCTAGTAACTTACCTCGTGGGGTAGTTGGTCGTCCACTCGTTAAAGGTAATGGATTGTATCTAAAGCCCTACCTCGATCCTAGTGATGGTGGTACTGGTTCCTAG
- a CDS encoding phosphoglycerate kinase has product MAKKNLANLTAADLSGKKVLVRVDFNVPQDETGKITDDTRIRAALPTINYLTDAGARVILTSHFGRPKGVTEGLRLNSVAVRLSELIGKPVVKTDDSIGDEVAAQVNALKNGDVALLENVRFYPEEEKNDPEFAKKLASLADIYVNDAFGTAHRAHASTEGVTKYISTSVAGFLLDKELQYLSGAIDNPQRPLAAIVGGSKVSSKIGVIETLLDKVDVLLIGGGMIFTFYKARGLSVGKSLVEEDKLDLARALEKKAAERGVKFLLPTDVVVADNFKPDANSQTVSINAIPDGWMGLDIGPDSVKVFQEALADCKSVIWNGPMGVFEFDKFAVGTEAIAHTLADLTGKGTITIIGGGDSVAAVEKVGVAEKMSHISTGGGASLELLEGKILPGIAALNEA; this is encoded by the coding sequence ATGGCAAAAAAGAATCTAGCAAACTTGACTGCGGCTGATCTATCTGGCAAAAAAGTATTAGTCAGAGTCGATTTCAATGTTCCTCAGGATGAAACTGGCAAAATTACTGACGATACCCGTATTCGCGCAGCTTTGCCAACAATTAATTATTTAACCGATGCTGGGGCTCGCGTAATTCTCACCAGTCATTTCGGTAGACCCAAAGGTGTTACCGAAGGGCTTCGTTTAAATTCTGTTGCTGTGCGTTTGTCAGAATTGATCGGTAAGCCTGTAGTCAAAACCGATGATTCTATCGGTGATGAGGTTGCAGCTCAAGTTAATGCCCTCAAAAATGGTGATGTAGCTTTGCTAGAAAATGTTCGCTTCTATCCTGAAGAAGAAAAGAACGATCCTGAATTTGCTAAAAAGTTGGCTTCCTTGGCTGATATCTATGTAAATGATGCTTTTGGAACTGCTCACCGAGCCCATGCTTCAACTGAAGGCGTAACCAAGTATATCAGCACATCAGTTGCAGGCTTCTTGCTCGACAAGGAATTGCAATACCTCAGTGGCGCGATCGACAATCCTCAGCGCCCTCTCGCCGCGATCGTTGGTGGTTCCAAAGTTTCCAGCAAGATCGGCGTTATCGAAACCTTACTTGATAAGGTCGATGTACTTCTAATCGGTGGCGGCATGATCTTCACTTTCTACAAGGCTCGTGGATTAAGCGTTGGTAAGTCCCTCGTTGAAGAAGATAAGCTCGATCTCGCTCGCGCTCTCGAAAAGAAAGCCGCAGAACGTGGTGTAAAGTTCTTGCTACCTACCGATGTAGTAGTTGCCGACAACTTCAAACCCGATGCTAATTCTCAAACCGTTAGCATTAACGCTATTCCCGATGGTTGGATGGGCTTGGATATTGGACCTGACTCCGTTAAGGTATTCCAAGAAGCGCTTGCAGATTGCAAATCCGTAATATGGAATGGTCCTATGGGTGTATTTGAATTTGATAAGTTTGCTGTTGGTACGGAAGCGATCGCCCACACCCTTGCTGACTTGACTGGCAAAGGCACAATCACGATCATCGGTGGTGGTGACTCTGTAGCCGCAGTTGAGAAGGTTGGCGTTGCTGAAAAGATGAGCCACATCTCTACTGGTGGTGGTGCAAGCTTAGAATTGCTCGAAGGCAAAATCCTCCCTGGTATTGCTGCTTTGAACGAAGCTTAA
- a CDS encoding response regulator, whose protein sequence is MIEKVSQQNKQIFSKEAQLYTSDLEKQILELDPRLSNFNQQIGQVCKTYRLLSDSARKANFYRQSPVFTSVTNHFDDVIKVLDARPDLINQTLKELLIEVITLLRQIINEYCFETESNPNWIDLQNNLFTQINASLATKMQGFDDHTSSIISNQYNSNEINEQNIDSLNLPYNLNDAFDDLHSLDVKDSKIKRFDDFLSFNQIDQTESTDTFFSLQLGDLDKLRQDLDESRMEIFQSSLELKHDLSQVASDEITHIEFNQEVSAISEDFDTHFDNLINLRSQRLPMPELLKDIFPLTNTNDLLENEDETALQIGNLENGESDLDTHFDNLINLRSQRLPMPELLKNIFPLTNTNDLLENEDETTLQEGNRGSAEEELDNHWHQFEESQSLKELNTHNEDLLENHDESAKISSQTFSLSDDNRDLIDDIDDDIADSFFERFPLDDDEVAFWNSLESMNPLDFLENPQQVEKSEKLEDQSQNQISSLVDSSQVESGLLWQDILKSQDFSSSDVDTTIEESPIYQKRSIPSTADSALVDSHYQEIEFPALNGYTAIDNYLGDISPLSLKMTTDLKIDLHANEDSGIIKQLDTHLTNTDNHEANIRVPINFLEHWEDLSEELLVRKTNLDVYLSEILALSHKAQKQLQVFDPQVDDNQNAIVTLQNTLKLITCLLEHTEKQSYAMSHDVCNLRKNFRQALKFPISSLVSKFPRILHELSLEHGKQVELIVQGSGIGIEREIAVLVGDTLEILLRNAFEYSIETTSERHQVGKTLQGKIEINATQTDDQTIIKISDDGRGFDNQASNIFHSETIMNLSNIRKNLWDIGGSISIKSHSGQGNQVTVTLPITVSLLSVLLIEIDQMCLAIASKCIREVVHIREEETNINEEPQTLVWNNHVVPIVRLNSLLKINCQRNSYQKNVPFSTNQILSHRPAIALPSYLIIQHDHNLFALKTDGCWYEQEATFHQIKGDIALPTLFSGAVVLWNSQAVALINQAELVNQCLPSHPNFNVFDLQSAHTSFLDLQDNSPQQKNLKSLSDFFTFSDQSNDSDISEFLKNPVLPFSQTPEPENLESSGIFMSDLLDGQKRLSIQPKVLIVESSANVSRYLAMTLAKSGFLTEQVHDGKAANAFLKDRLKDKLDIDIVITDLEMPQMDGFKLISSIRSDAELHNLPIVVLTARNNENDQKLALELGANAYFSKPYREQELIKTLQEIISR, encoded by the coding sequence ATGATTGAAAAAGTATCACAACAAAACAAGCAAATCTTTTCTAAAGAAGCCCAACTTTATACTAGTGATCTAGAAAAGCAAATTTTAGAACTAGATCCTAGACTGTCAAATTTTAATCAGCAGATTGGGCAAGTATGTAAAACATATAGATTGCTTAGTGACTCTGCTAGGAAGGCAAATTTTTATAGACAAAGCCCTGTTTTTACAAGTGTCACCAATCACTTTGATGATGTGATTAAGGTGTTAGATGCTCGACCAGATTTAATTAACCAGACTCTTAAAGAATTGCTGATTGAAGTAATCACTTTACTGCGCCAAATCATTAATGAATATTGCTTCGAGACAGAATCTAATCCTAACTGGATTGACTTACAAAACAATTTGTTTACACAAATAAATGCTAGTTTAGCTACTAAAATGCAGGGATTCGACGACCATACAAGTTCTATAATTTCTAATCAATATAATAGTAACGAGATTAATGAACAAAATATTGATTCGCTAAACTTACCATATAATTTAAATGATGCCTTCGATGATTTACATTCACTTGATGTAAAAGATAGCAAAATCAAAAGATTTGATGATTTTCTTTCTTTCAATCAAATAGATCAAACAGAGAGTACGGATACATTCTTTTCGTTACAATTAGGAGATTTAGATAAGCTGCGACAAGATTTAGATGAATCTCGGATGGAGATATTTCAGTCATCTTTAGAACTTAAACATGACTTATCTCAAGTTGCTAGTGATGAAATCACACATATTGAATTCAATCAGGAAGTATCAGCAATATCCGAAGATTTTGACACTCATTTTGACAATCTAATTAATTTAAGAAGTCAAAGATTACCAATGCCAGAATTACTTAAGGATATTTTTCCATTAACTAATACCAATGACCTATTGGAAAATGAAGATGAGACTGCACTACAGATAGGTAACTTGGAAAATGGAGAAAGTGACTTAGATACTCATTTTGACAATCTAATTAATTTAAGAAGTCAAAGATTACCAATGCCAGAATTACTTAAGAATATTTTTCCATTAACTAATACCAATGACCTATTAGAAAATGAAGATGAGACTACACTACAGGAGGGGAATCGGGGAAGTGCGGAAGAAGAATTAGATAATCATTGGCATCAGTTTGAAGAATCGCAGTCTTTGAAAGAGTTAAACACTCATAATGAGGATCTTCTAGAAAATCACGACGAATCTGCAAAAATATCAAGTCAAACTTTTTCCTTATCTGATGATAATCGCGACCTTATTGATGACATAGATGACGATATCGCTGATAGTTTTTTTGAAAGATTTCCATTAGATGATGACGAAGTTGCATTTTGGAATTCTTTAGAGTCTATGAATCCTTTAGATTTTCTAGAAAATCCACAGCAAGTAGAAAAATCAGAAAAATTAGAAGATCAGTCTCAAAATCAGATTAGTAGTTTAGTAGATTCGTCACAAGTAGAGAGTGGCTTACTCTGGCAAGATATACTTAAATCTCAGGATTTTTCTAGCTCAGATGTGGATACTACCATAGAAGAATCTCCAATTTATCAGAAAAGATCTATCCCTAGTACTGCTGATTCGGCTTTAGTAGATAGTCATTATCAAGAAATTGAATTTCCAGCATTAAATGGTTATACGGCTATTGATAATTATCTTGGGGATATTTCACCTTTATCTCTAAAGATGACAACAGATCTCAAGATAGATTTACATGCCAATGAAGATTCAGGAATTATTAAGCAATTAGATACGCATCTAACAAACACTGATAATCATGAGGCTAATATTCGGGTTCCTATTAATTTTTTAGAGCATTGGGAAGATTTATCCGAGGAATTGTTGGTAAGGAAGACAAATCTAGATGTTTATTTAAGTGAAATACTTGCTTTATCTCACAAAGCACAAAAACAATTGCAAGTGTTTGATCCACAAGTTGATGACAATCAAAATGCGATCGTCACTTTACAAAATACATTAAAACTGATTACTTGCCTCCTTGAGCATACTGAAAAACAATCCTATGCAATGAGTCATGATGTTTGTAATTTAAGAAAAAACTTTCGTCAAGCTCTTAAATTCCCAATATCTAGTTTGGTTAGCAAGTTTCCAAGGATCTTACATGAGTTGTCCTTAGAGCATGGGAAGCAAGTTGAATTAATTGTCCAAGGCTCTGGAATTGGGATAGAGCGAGAAATTGCAGTTCTAGTAGGTGACACTCTTGAAATATTACTTCGGAATGCTTTTGAGTATAGTATAGAGACGACCAGTGAGCGTCATCAAGTAGGCAAAACATTACAAGGCAAAATTGAAATTAACGCCACTCAAACCGATGATCAAACAATTATTAAAATAAGTGATGATGGGCGAGGCTTTGATAATCAGGCGAGTAATATTTTTCATTCAGAAACTATTATGAATTTAAGCAATATCCGCAAGAATTTGTGGGATATTGGAGGAAGTATTTCCATTAAATCACATTCAGGTCAAGGTAATCAAGTAACTGTAACTTTGCCAATTACGGTTTCCTTACTTAGTGTATTACTAATTGAAATTGATCAAATGTGTTTAGCGATCGCCAGTAAATGCATTCGTGAAGTTGTTCACATAAGAGAAGAAGAAACTAATATAAATGAAGAGCCACAGACTCTAGTATGGAATAATCATGTTGTGCCAATTGTTCGCCTCAATTCTCTTCTCAAGATCAATTGTCAACGTAATTCCTATCAAAAGAATGTACCATTTAGTACTAATCAAATATTGAGCCACAGACCTGCGATCGCTCTCCCTTCATACCTAATTATTCAGCACGATCATAATTTGTTTGCACTGAAAACCGATGGTTGTTGGTATGAACAGGAAGCGACATTTCATCAAATTAAAGGAGATATTGCCCTGCCAACACTCTTTAGTGGAGCCGTAGTTCTATGGAATAGTCAGGCTGTAGCTTTAATTAATCAGGCTGAATTAGTTAATCAATGCTTGCCATCACACCCTAATTTCAATGTATTTGACTTACAATCAGCCCATACTAGTTTTCTAGATTTACAGGACAATTCCCCTCAGCAAAAAAATTTGAAAAGTTTATCGGATTTCTTCACCTTCAGTGATCAATCTAACGATTCTGATATATCAGAATTTTTAAAGAACCCTGTACTTCCTTTTAGCCAAACCCCTGAGCCAGAAAATCTCGAAAGCTCTGGCATTTTTATGAGTGATTTACTTGATGGTCAGAAAAGATTGTCTATCCAGCCGAAGGTACTGATAGTTGAGTCCTCAGCTAATGTGAGCCGCTATCTTGCCATGACCTTAGCCAAATCAGGTTTTCTCACTGAGCAGGTACATGACGGTAAAGCTGCAAACGCCTTTCTCAAAGATCGACTCAAAGACAAACTAGATATTGATATTGTGATTACAGATTTGGAGATGCCTCAAATGGATGGGTTTAAGCTCATATCTAGCATTCGTTCTGATGCAGAATTGCATAATTTGCCGATTGTAGTACTTACAGCTCGTAACAATGAAAATGATCAAAAGCTCGCATTAGAACTTGGTGCTAATGCTTATTTTAGTAAGCCATATCGGGAGCAAGAATTAATTAAAACATTACAAGAGATCATTTCTAGGTAA
- a CDS encoding methyl-accepting chemotaxis protein, with amino-acid sequence MMTAQYQAALHSYAEGQYEEAMQQFSELLYEDPRNPKLHIWLGATFRKAGKIEYAKVQYQKVLTLTDDPDLLDLANTSLAQIQNKLALSAQKAESIKSASKDPDSSHKLHEPSSQQKIPQVMYPQVNAILGTSRLADNGIASNSDLAESSEDQTLLLDSNGNVPNNVSVSKPQNAIKISNGVVPPPPVIASLLNKQQQVIMPEEHSSETLIFSDKTMEWSTNPLAPSSVLQDTIATLQNNKSQDGKTGKNKKIKNQVKFPPLESEAFIAANEQRNPEEIVSNKSANSSASAFAIEDMLKFSLKFSTVGQKITLWGALVATIPALILGGTAYKVGDSLLLAKVKQAQQSEAITLAKITENFLHKQASDVGVLKTLLVSAEVGQNTLQDLPITPNLSEPNRTMKLLASLPINQQRQYKQLLTNRLNLYSQAYPQYTSIAIFSTNGELLAQSNKSKILQTINPNLLNKATTSDNVLISDPVAVKDGASLYAVTSLKSSVSQKIGLILQVEIPIKSLVSELSSNKYSNGKSNFYLIDNSNKYIASSQTVTLGEDALTDFAILPSLRSLVSNDLPEIVKGDRNPLILAYATVSNMQSYGMAWDIVTTIDKSTAISGHQNLLLVIGIGIATTPLLVATISYALSRRLSNKLKDIRTALRDLSQGNTHTSLRSLSVEGNDELADISLSINNMSGQFQVMMQKQEQERKRLQSQVVKMFKVLSKLAREEKQEIKDDDISDLNIMKLGKKIRQEMVQRNAEVANFRQQKADLQAQLVQMLKDVQALADGDLTVSTKSIDGNLNNVPTFFDDVIRGLLNIVMQVKSSASQVNLSLGQNEQAIASLTSVSQRQIDTVTRSLNTVQMAKISANSITTISQNVLKSSQIFAEKLSESDRSIGAVMTKVGELQGTVVNTAKRVKHLGEVSQKIAKAISAINEIAIKTNFLAINASLESSRSGDMGNGFAIVAEEVGELAARSVAATKEVEGLLSSIQIETSAVMTAVASGSSQAAESVQLATSAKDSLLQISHISQQIEELASSISDATISQVQTSEGVANLMKDISHIAKRNLAASLEVSKFFKTTKGCSGDLLQALTKFKT; translated from the coding sequence ATGATGACAGCTCAGTATCAGGCGGCTCTACACTCCTATGCAGAGGGGCAGTATGAAGAGGCAATGCAGCAGTTCTCAGAATTGTTGTATGAAGATCCTCGCAATCCCAAACTGCATATTTGGTTAGGCGCAACCTTTCGTAAAGCAGGTAAAATTGAGTACGCTAAGGTGCAATACCAAAAGGTATTAACCCTTACGGATGATCCTGATTTGCTTGATCTAGCTAATACTTCCCTTGCTCAAATTCAAAATAAGTTAGCGCTTAGCGCTCAAAAGGCTGAATCTATAAAGTCTGCCTCAAAAGATCCTGATAGCTCCCATAAATTACATGAGCCATCTTCGCAACAAAAAATTCCCCAAGTTATGTACCCTCAAGTTAATGCAATCTTGGGGACAAGTCGTCTGGCAGATAATGGAATCGCATCTAATTCTGATTTAGCTGAGAGCAGTGAGGATCAAACTCTTCTATTAGATTCTAATGGGAACGTTCCGAATAATGTCAGCGTATCTAAGCCACAAAATGCCATCAAAATTAGCAATGGAGTAGTGCCACCACCACCTGTGATCGCCTCTCTATTGAATAAACAGCAACAAGTCATCATGCCTGAAGAGCATTCCAGTGAGACATTGATTTTCAGTGACAAGACAATGGAATGGTCTACTAATCCTCTCGCACCATCATCAGTTTTGCAGGACACGATCGCTACTCTCCAAAATAATAAGTCCCAAGATGGAAAGACTGGGAAGAACAAAAAGATAAAAAATCAAGTTAAATTTCCACCTTTAGAATCTGAAGCATTCATAGCTGCTAATGAACAAAGGAATCCTGAGGAGATTGTGAGCAATAAGTCTGCTAACTCCTCAGCTTCAGCGTTCGCTATAGAAGATATGCTGAAATTTTCTCTAAAGTTTTCTACAGTAGGTCAAAAAATCACTTTATGGGGCGCTTTAGTTGCTACTATTCCTGCGTTAATTTTAGGGGGAACAGCATACAAAGTTGGGGATAGTCTACTATTAGCAAAGGTCAAACAGGCACAACAGTCGGAAGCGATCACACTTGCGAAAATAACTGAAAATTTCTTGCACAAACAAGCTAGTGATGTCGGAGTACTCAAGACATTGTTGGTATCAGCAGAGGTAGGGCAAAATACTCTACAAGATTTGCCTATTACTCCGAATCTATCAGAACCGAATAGGACGATGAAGCTATTAGCCTCCTTGCCGATCAACCAACAGCGTCAATACAAGCAACTCCTAACTAATCGCCTAAATCTCTATAGTCAAGCCTATCCCCAGTATACGAGCATTGCGATATTTAGCACCAATGGAGAACTGTTGGCTCAGTCCAATAAATCTAAAATACTCCAAACAATTAATCCTAATCTTCTCAATAAAGCGACGACATCTGACAACGTTTTAATTAGCGATCCTGTAGCTGTAAAAGATGGCGCTTCTTTGTATGCAGTGACATCTCTTAAGAGTTCAGTTTCTCAAAAGATAGGCTTGATTTTACAGGTTGAAATTCCTATAAAATCCTTGGTAAGTGAATTAAGCAGCAATAAATATAGTAATGGAAAGAGCAATTTCTATTTAATTGACAATTCGAACAAATATATTGCCAGTTCTCAAACTGTGACGCTTGGTGAGGATGCATTAACAGATTTTGCTATACTTCCAAGCTTACGTTCATTGGTATCTAATGATCTTCCCGAAATTGTGAAAGGCGATCGCAATCCCCTAATTCTTGCCTATGCCACTGTGTCAAATATGCAAAGCTATGGAATGGCTTGGGATATAGTCACCACTATCGATAAATCCACAGCCATCTCAGGTCATCAAAATCTATTGCTGGTAATCGGCATTGGCATCGCCACGACACCTTTGCTGGTAGCCACAATTTCCTATGCTCTATCACGTCGATTAAGTAACAAACTCAAGGATATTCGCACAGCCTTAAGAGATCTCAGTCAAGGCAATACTCATACTAGTTTGAGGAGCCTCAGTGTAGAAGGTAATGATGAATTAGCCGATATTTCCTTAAGCATCAATAACATGTCTGGGCAGTTCCAAGTAATGATGCAAAAGCAAGAGCAGGAAAGAAAAAGGCTCCAATCGCAAGTAGTTAAAATGTTCAAAGTTTTATCTAAGCTTGCAAGAGAAGAAAAGCAAGAAATTAAAGATGACGATATATCCGATCTAAATATCATGAAATTAGGTAAAAAAATTCGGCAGGAAATGGTACAACGTAATGCCGAGGTTGCGAACTTTCGTCAACAGAAAGCTGATCTACAGGCGCAACTAGTGCAAATGCTAAAAGATGTTCAGGCTTTAGCTGATGGTGATTTGACTGTTTCGACCAAATCCATTGATGGTAACCTCAATAATGTACCTACTTTCTTTGATGATGTCATCCGTGGATTGCTAAATATTGTTATGCAAGTTAAATCCTCTGCTAGTCAAGTTAATTTATCACTTGGGCAAAATGAACAGGCGATCGCCAGTCTCACAAGTGTTTCTCAGAGACAGATCGATACGGTGACGAGATCGCTAAATACAGTGCAAATGGCAAAGATATCAGCTAACTCCATCACAACCATCAGCCAGAATGTACTGAAATCGTCACAAATATTTGCAGAAAAGCTTTCTGAAAGCGATCGCTCTATTGGTGCGGTGATGACAAAAGTCGGTGAATTGCAAGGTACTGTTGTCAACACTGCCAAGCGGGTCAAGCATTTAGGTGAAGTTTCACAAAAGATTGCCAAAGCAATCTCTGCAATTAATGAAATAGCGATTAAGACTAATTTTCTGGCGATTAATGCATCTCTTGAATCCTCTCGTTCTGGAGACATGGGTAATGGATTTGCGATAGTTGCAGAAGAGGTAGGGGAATTAGCAGCACGTTCTGTAGCAGCTACCAAAGAAGTCGAAGGTTTACTAAGTAGTATTCAAATTGAGACCAGTGCTGTCATGACAGCAGTTGCTTCTGGTAGCAGTCAAGCTGCCGAGAGCGTCCAATTGGCGACCTCAGCAAAAGATAGCCTGTTGCAAATCTCTCATATTTCCCAGCAGATTGAGGAGTTAGCATCGTCAATTTCCGATGCTACAATTTCACAAGTACAAACATCTGAAGGTGTTGCCAACTTAATGAAGGATATCTCTCACATTGCCAAAAGGAATCTAGCTGCTTCTTTGGAAGTATCGAAGTTCTTTAAGACAACCAAAGGATGTTCTGGAGACTTACTACAAGCTTTGACTAAATTTAAGACTTGA
- a CDS encoding 1,9-bis(guanidino)-5-aza-nonane synthase, giving the protein MKRELLKQTVEHIDIKTFDVVGLVDAMANTAFQGRNLGRAARIYDNMIQDKDCAIILCLAGSLFSAGLKGIVYDLIVNNMVDMIVSTGANIVDQDFFEALGFRHYVGDIFADDAVLRENAIDRIYDTYIDEDELRVCDMTIAEIANSLPPRAYSSREFIHEMGAYLDKNAKNRHSVVLAAYEHQVPIFVPAFSDCSAGFGLVHHQWNSPEEHVSIDSVKDFRELTQCKLASPHTGLFMIGGGVPKNFAQDTVVAAELLGFDAAMHKYAVQITVADERDGALSGSTLKEAHSWGKVDIVQEQMVFSEATVALPLIAGYAYGKKNWCDRAPRHLAQVFNKPSVTTFSSISTPVSV; this is encoded by the coding sequence ATGAAACGCGAACTACTTAAACAGACTGTTGAACATATTGACATCAAGACATTTGATGTTGTGGGATTGGTTGATGCAATGGCAAATACAGCTTTTCAAGGACGTAATCTTGGACGTGCGGCTCGTATTTACGACAATATGATCCAAGATAAGGATTGTGCAATCATCCTATGTTTAGCAGGTTCTTTATTTAGTGCTGGTCTAAAAGGAATTGTCTACGATTTGATTGTCAATAACATGGTAGACATGATTGTCTCTACAGGTGCAAACATCGTCGATCAAGACTTCTTTGAGGCTCTTGGCTTCCGTCACTATGTGGGTGATATCTTTGCTGATGACGCGGTATTACGTGAAAATGCAATTGATCGCATCTATGACACCTACATCGACGAAGACGAACTGCGAGTTTGCGACATGACGATCGCCGAAATTGCGAATTCTCTTCCTCCTCGGGCATACTCTTCTCGTGAATTCATCCATGAAATGGGTGCATATTTAGATAAGAATGCCAAAAATCGCCACTCCGTTGTTTTGGCAGCCTATGAGCATCAAGTTCCAATCTTTGTTCCTGCTTTCAGTGATTGTTCCGCAGGTTTTGGTTTAGTGCATCATCAGTGGAACTCTCCCGAAGAGCATGTCAGTATTGACTCTGTAAAGGATTTCCGTGAATTGACTCAGTGCAAGCTGGCAAGCCCTCATACTGGTCTATTTATGATTGGTGGTGGTGTACCGAAGAATTTCGCACAAGATACTGTCGTTGCGGCGGAATTGCTCGGTTTTGATGCTGCTATGCACAAGTATGCTGTGCAAATCACCGTTGCTGATGAGCGTGACGGTGCTCTGTCGGGTTCTACTTTGAAGGAAGCTCATTCTTGGGGCAAAGTAGATATCGTACAAGAACAGATGGTGTTCTCAGAAGCGACTGTGGCACTACCTCTGATTGCAGGTTATGCTTACGGTAAGAAGAATTGGTGTGATCGTGCTCCTCGTCATTTAGCTCAAGTTTTCAATAAGCCATCTGTGACGACTTTCAGCAGTATTTCTACTCCAGTTAGCGTATAG
- a CDS encoding Uma2 family endonuclease, translating to MVASPDRLLVSYEEYLAWESTQEMRHEFCDGEVIAMADSSRNHNHVSLNFSKILDNALADRSCEVYIADVKMQVQPRDKYFYPDVIVNASSG from the coding sequence ATGGTTGCTTCACCCGATCGCCTATTAGTGAGCTATGAAGAATATCTCGCTTGGGAATCAACCCAAGAAATGCGCCATGAATTTTGCGATGGTGAAGTTATCGCTATGGCAGACAGTAGCCGTAACCATAATCACGTCTCACTCAATTTTTCTAAAATCTTAGATAATGCACTAGCTGATCGCTCCTGCGAAGTTTACATTGCTGATGTTAAGATGCAGGTACAGCCAAGAGACAAATATTTTTATCCTGATGTAATAGTTAACGCAAGTTCGGGATAA
- a CDS encoding Uma2 family endonuclease, protein MIIEVISPSIEAFDRGFRFSQYRNFETLQEYVLVQVEQPIVEVFQRNEQGQ, encoded by the coding sequence TTGATTATCGAAGTGATCTCCCCATCAATCGAAGCCTTCGATCGCGGATTTAGGTTTTCACAATATCGCAATTTCGAGACCTTGCAAGAATATGTCTTGGTGCAAGTCGAGCAGCCAATTGTGGAAGTATTTCAGCGCAATGAGCAGGGGCAATAG